A single window of Caldicellulosiruptor bescii DSM 6725 DNA harbors:
- a CDS encoding NifB/NifX family molybdenum-iron cluster-binding protein, with amino-acid sequence MKIAVMLIGDKISPHFGGSEKVCVYTIEDGAIVAKEYFNMPEHRAGLFAKFIKEKGADVVIAGSIGERARYIFDNLGIKYFIGVLGNPDEAVEKLLKGQLKSNEALANEIHEHEEELHHHLHEHSHRHRHIS; translated from the coding sequence ATGAAAATAGCAGTTATGCTAATAGGTGACAAAATAAGCCCTCACTTTGGTGGGAGCGAAAAAGTTTGCGTTTATACAATTGAAGATGGTGCTATTGTAGCAAAAGAATATTTTAACATGCCAGAGCACAGGGCTGGACTTTTTGCAAAGTTTATAAAAGAAAAAGGTGCAGACGTTGTAATTGCAGGGTCAATTGGTGAGCGGGCAAGATATATATTTGACAATCTTGGTATTAAGTATTTCATCGGTGTCTTAGGCAATCCAGATGAAGCAGTTGAAAAACTATTAAAAGGTCAGCTAAAGTCAAATGAAGCACTTGCAAATGAGATACATGAGCATGAAGAGGAATTGCATCATCATTTGCATGAACATTCTCACCGGCACCGTCATATTTCATAG
- a CDS encoding heavy-metal-associated domain-containing protein, which translates to MTKKIYIKGMTCDHCVRRVENSLKAIEGVSSVKVDLQGKVATVELNKDVKDEEFVRAIDDAGYEVARIE; encoded by the coding sequence ATGACAAAGAAAATTTATATTAAAGGCATGACTTGTGACCACTGCGTAAGAAGAGTGGAAAACAGTTTAAAAGCCATAGAAGGTGTAAGCTCTGTGAAGGTTGATCTGCAGGGCAAAGTTGCAACTGTGGAGCTAAATAAAGATGTAAAAGATGAAGAGTTTGTTCGAGCAATTGATGATGCAGGGTATGAGGTTGCGAGGATAGAATAG
- a CDS encoding type II toxin-antitoxin system RelE family toxin — protein MGTSDKFNIILSKSAYKYLQRLPQNIRKRIATIIEEELSQDPFSSSKIKPLHGKLEGFYRYKESDLRIIYKVEKEQLTVYIYEIGPRGDIYKK, from the coding sequence ATGGGAACATCCGACAAATTCAATATAATACTTTCTAAAAGTGCATATAAATATTTGCAAAGGTTACCGCAAAATATCAGGAAGAGAATTGCAACTATTATAGAAGAAGAATTATCACAAGATCCATTTTCCTCCTCTAAAATTAAACCATTACATGGTAAATTAGAAGGTTTTTATAGATACAAAGAAAGTGATTTAAGGATAATATATAAGGTGGAAAAAGAACAGCTTACAGTTTACATATATGAGATTGGTCCAAGAGGGGATATATATAAAAAGTAG
- a CDS encoding Mrp/NBP35 family ATP-binding protein — translation MRQNTMHPIPKNEFTDIKKMYAIVSGKGGVGKSLVTSLLAVGLRREGFEVGILDADITGPSIPKMFGVSGAKIDSDSKAIYPVRTHNDIKVMSMNLLLSKEDAPVIWRGPLIAKTIEQFWTEVGWGVLDYLFVDMPPGTGDVALTVFQSLPIDGIIIVTSPQDLVSLIVKKAYNMAKQMDIPIIGIVENMSYVICPHCGKEFDIFGKSKLEDVAEQLDLRILGRIPIDSELTKLCDEGEIEKARNLYLDSCIGVLKRDVVEG, via the coding sequence TTGCGACAAAATACAATGCACCCAATTCCCAAAAATGAATTTACAGATATAAAAAAGATGTATGCCATTGTCAGCGGCAAGGGTGGAGTAGGAAAAAGCTTGGTTACATCTTTGCTTGCCGTGGGTTTGAGAAGAGAAGGATTTGAAGTTGGAATCCTTGATGCAGATATAACTGGACCGTCCATTCCCAAGATGTTTGGTGTGAGTGGTGCTAAAATTGACTCAGATTCAAAAGCAATCTATCCTGTGAGAACTCACAATGATATAAAAGTTATGTCAATGAACCTGCTTTTAAGCAAAGAAGATGCTCCTGTTATCTGGAGAGGACCGCTCATTGCAAAAACAATAGAGCAGTTTTGGACGGAAGTTGGCTGGGGTGTTTTAGATTATCTTTTTGTTGACATGCCCCCCGGGACAGGTGATGTGGCACTCACAGTTTTTCAATCTTTGCCAATTGACGGGATCATTATTGTAACATCGCCTCAAGACCTTGTTTCTTTGATAGTCAAAAAAGCTTATAACATGGCAAAGCAAATGGATATACCAATTATAGGTATTGTTGAAAATATGAGTTATGTAATATGTCCTCATTGTGGAAAAGAATTTGATATTTTTGGCAAAAGTAAATTGGAAGATGTGGCTGAGCAATTGGATTTGAGGATTTTAGGGCGGATTCCAATAGATTCGGAACTGACCAAACTTTGTGATGAGGGCGAAATTGAAAAGGCGAGGAACTTGTACTTGGATTCCTGTATAGGGGTTTTAAAAAGGGACGTTGTAGAAGGATAA
- a CDS encoding heavy metal translocating P-type ATPase yields the protein MTCSSCARAIEKSVSKLEGVCSASVNFATEKLIVEFDENKASIEMIREAVERAGYGVLDDEETTIREVTIPISGMTCASCARAIEKSISKLNGIKEVSVNLASEKAKVVYDSSKLRLSEIKNAIIKAGYTPLEIEKTYYGDLHQERKQKEINSLFRRFVIASIFAVPLLLIAMAHLVGLPLPEIILPEKHPLNFSLVQAILAIPIVIAGYKFYTVGFSRLFKFHPNMDSLIAVGTGAAFLYGLFAIYQIAIGHYQYVKELYFETAGVIIALVLLGKYLETVSKGKASEAIKKLMGLAPKTAVVIQGDNEIVIPIEEVEVGDILLVKPGEKIPVDGEVIEGRSFVDESMLTGESIPVEKTPGSKVIGATINKNGTLKIKATKVGKDTVIAQIIKLVEDAQSSKAPIARLADVISGYFVPIVIFIAVISALAWYFAGSSFIFALRIFITVLVIACPCALGLATPTAIMVSTGKGAEHGILIKSGDALETLHKITMVVFDKTGTITEGKPKVTDIIPANGWEREMLLQIVASAERLSEHPLGEAIALAAKEKNLQLFEASQFEAISGHGIEAVVDGQTVLVGNEKLMKDKGIEIDFLLDVEKLSQQAKTPMFIALNGKFAGIIAVSDVIKPNAKRAIELLHSMGIEVAMITGDNSRTAKAIAKQVGIDRVLPEVLPQDKANEVKKLQGEGKKVAMVGDGINDAPALAQADVGIAIGSGTDVAIESADVVLMKSDILDVVNAILLSKKTIQNIKQNLFWAFFYNTLGIPIAAGVLHIFGGPLLNPIIAGLAMAFSSVSVVSNALRLKRFKPVS from the coding sequence ATGACATGTAGTTCTTGTGCAAGGGCAATTGAAAAAAGTGTAAGCAAATTAGAAGGAGTGTGTAGTGCGTCGGTTAATTTTGCCACTGAGAAACTTATTGTTGAGTTTGATGAGAACAAAGCCAGCATTGAGATGATAAGAGAAGCTGTTGAAAGAGCCGGCTATGGTGTTTTGGATGATGAGGAGACAACTATCAGGGAAGTAACTATTCCCATTTCAGGCATGACTTGTGCTTCATGTGCAAGAGCAATCGAAAAATCAATTTCAAAGCTAAATGGAATAAAAGAGGTAAGTGTTAACCTTGCAAGTGAAAAAGCAAAAGTTGTGTATGATTCATCTAAGTTGAGACTGTCTGAAATAAAAAATGCGATAATAAAAGCCGGATATACGCCACTTGAGATTGAGAAGACATATTATGGAGATTTGCATCAAGAACGAAAACAAAAAGAAATAAATAGTCTTTTTAGAAGGTTTGTCATTGCAAGCATATTTGCAGTTCCACTTTTATTGATTGCTATGGCACATTTAGTGGGACTTCCGCTGCCAGAGATAATTTTGCCTGAAAAACATCCTTTGAATTTTTCTCTTGTACAAGCAATATTGGCAATTCCAATTGTCATTGCAGGGTATAAGTTCTACACGGTAGGCTTTAGCAGGCTTTTCAAGTTTCACCCAAACATGGACTCATTAATTGCAGTTGGGACAGGAGCTGCTTTTCTTTATGGACTTTTTGCTATATACCAAATTGCAATTGGTCACTACCAGTATGTAAAAGAACTGTATTTTGAGACTGCAGGTGTAATTATAGCCCTTGTTTTACTGGGCAAATACTTAGAAACAGTTTCCAAAGGCAAAGCCTCGGAAGCCATAAAAAAATTAATGGGACTTGCCCCAAAAACTGCGGTAGTTATTCAAGGTGATAATGAAATAGTCATTCCAATAGAAGAAGTTGAAGTAGGGGATATACTCTTAGTAAAGCCCGGGGAAAAGATTCCCGTTGATGGAGAAGTAATTGAAGGTAGAAGCTTTGTTGATGAATCAATGCTGACAGGTGAAAGCATCCCAGTTGAAAAAACACCTGGAAGCAAGGTTATTGGGGCTACAATAAACAAAAATGGCACGCTAAAGATAAAAGCTACAAAGGTCGGCAAGGATACAGTCATAGCACAGATTATAAAACTGGTTGAGGATGCTCAAAGCTCTAAAGCACCAATCGCAAGGTTGGCAGATGTAATCTCAGGGTATTTTGTACCAATTGTCATTTTCATTGCTGTAATTTCAGCTCTTGCATGGTACTTTGCTGGCAGTTCATTTATTTTTGCTTTGAGAATATTTATTACCGTCTTAGTTATCGCATGCCCGTGCGCTTTGGGACTTGCAACACCCACTGCTATTATGGTCTCAACAGGAAAAGGCGCAGAACATGGAATTTTGATAAAAAGTGGTGACGCATTAGAAACCTTGCACAAGATCACAATGGTTGTATTCGACAAAACGGGAACAATCACTGAAGGTAAGCCAAAAGTAACTGACATAATTCCAGCAAATGGGTGGGAAAGAGAAATGCTGCTGCAAATAGTAGCGTCGGCAGAAAGGCTCTCTGAACATCCTTTAGGTGAAGCAATAGCTTTGGCAGCAAAGGAAAAGAATCTGCAGCTTTTTGAAGCAAGTCAGTTTGAAGCAATTTCAGGGCATGGAATAGAGGCAGTGGTAGATGGACAAACAGTTCTTGTTGGTAATGAAAAACTTATGAAAGATAAAGGCATTGAGATAGATTTCTTACTTGATGTAGAAAAGCTTTCACAGCAGGCAAAGACGCCTATGTTTATAGCGCTGAATGGAAAGTTTGCTGGAATCATAGCAGTATCAGACGTGATAAAGCCAAATGCTAAACGGGCAATTGAACTTTTGCATAGCATGGGTATTGAGGTAGCAATGATAACAGGGGATAATAGCAGAACAGCAAAAGCAATTGCAAAACAGGTTGGAATAGATAGGGTTTTACCAGAGGTCTTGCCACAGGATAAGGCAAATGAAGTAAAAAAACTTCAGGGAGAAGGTAAAAAGGTTGCGATGGTGGGCGATGGTATCAACGATGCACCAGCTTTAGCTCAAGCTGACGTGGGTATAGCAATTGGGTCTGGAACAGATGTTGCAATCGAGTCTGCTGATGTGGTTCTTATGAAAAGCGATATATTGGACGTTGTAAATGCAATACTGCTTAGCAAAAAGACAATACAGAACATCAAACAGAATCTATTCTGGGCATTTTTCTACAACACATTGGGCATTCCGATTGCAGCAGGAGTTTTACACATATTTGGTGGCCCACTTTTGAATCCAATTATAGCGGGTCTCGCTATGGCGTTTTCTTCAGTCTCTGTGGTTTCAAACGCTCTGAGGCTAAAAAGATTTAAGCCTGTAAGTTAA
- a CDS encoding Rpn family recombination-promoting nuclease/putative transposase — protein sequence MEQKPPHNQYDLTFKRIFSFKEVFLNFLKSTIKRPWVDKIDLQSLEFVDRSFVKDEFVEKEADVIYRAKIEDTDIYFYVLLEAQSTTDKTMPRRLFEYMNLIWQRHIEETKDDLLSPIVPIVLYNGRSNWNVPTLIFKGWEIFKDDMFNYFLVDVNNIDDETLKNRLDLLSVILYLDRSRKTAKEFIEKLKEVTEYISCLPTEQVKVFAMWLLRVIRPQMMEEVQGEIDELLKRIEQEGVTDVGDFVFNVQRLMQEYYKEAEEKGKEKGYEEGKLEGKLEGKLEGELEATIRIARNMILAGAEDSFISKVTGLDIEKIKELRQNMTDKEFGQF from the coding sequence GTGGAACAAAAACCTCCTCACAACCAGTATGATCTGACTTTCAAAAGGATATTTAGTTTCAAAGAAGTATTCTTGAACTTTCTAAAATCAACTATCAAAAGACCATGGGTTGATAAAATAGACCTGCAGAGTCTTGAGTTTGTAGACAGAAGCTTTGTAAAAGATGAGTTTGTTGAAAAAGAGGCAGATGTCATCTACAGGGCAAAGATTGAAGATACTGACATATATTTTTACGTCCTTTTAGAAGCCCAGTCAACAACAGACAAAACTATGCCAAGAAGACTTTTTGAATATATGAACCTGATATGGCAAAGGCATATTGAAGAGACCAAAGATGATCTTCTGTCCCCAATTGTCCCAATAGTTTTGTATAACGGCAGAAGCAATTGGAATGTACCAACGCTTATATTCAAAGGCTGGGAAATTTTCAAAGATGACATGTTCAACTATTTTCTTGTTGATGTGAACAATATTGATGATGAAACACTTAAAAATAGACTTGACCTTTTGAGTGTAATATTGTATTTAGATAGGTCAAGGAAAACAGCAAAGGAATTTATAGAGAAGCTAAAAGAGGTGACAGAGTACATTAGTTGTTTGCCGACAGAACAGGTGAAGGTATTTGCGATGTGGCTTTTGAGGGTGATAAGACCGCAGATGATGGAAGAGGTGCAAGGGGAGATAGATGAGCTACTTAAAAGAATAGAACAGGAGGGGGTGACTGATGTGGGTGATTTTGTATTTAATGTTCAGCGACTGATGCAGGAGTATTACAAAGAAGCTGAAGAAAAAGGAAAAGAAAAAGGGTATGAGGAAGGAAAGCTTGAAGGAAAACTTGAAGGAAAACTTGAAGGAGAACTTGAAGCTACAATCAGAATAGCAAGAAACATGATATTGGCAGGAGCAGAAGACAGCTTTATTTCAAAAGTCACAGGACTTGACATTGAGAAAATAAAAGAATTGAGGCAAAACATGACAGATAAAGAATTTGGGCAATTTTGA
- the eam gene encoding glutamate 2,3-aminomutase, producing the protein MERLDIVNNKERFEKLKEAIQDYLDVKDTIKTGIEDEEKIEYQKKKILSYFGASENDWGNYKWQLKNRIASAKILKDLLNLDEKEAQQIEQVGKIYRFAISPYYLSLIDPNDPNCPIKKQSVPSSLELIEKGELDPMDEEHTSPTKIVTQRYPDRLIIKVTNICGMFCRFCQRRRLIGETDTHASLDDITDAIEYVAQNPNIRDVLITGGDALMLSDEVLEWILRSLRQIPHVEIIRIGTRAPVTLPQRITKELVDMLKKYHPIYINTHFNHPREITKDSKRACEMLSDAGVPLGNQMVLLNGVNNDMYVVRKLNQELLKIRVKPYYIFHPKRVKGTSHFWVTIEEGMEIIESLRGRTSGMAVPTYIINAPKGKGKTPIMPNYLLYFGKDKVVFRNWEGEMFEVENG; encoded by the coding sequence ATGGAAAGGTTAGATATTGTTAACAACAAGGAGAGGTTTGAAAAGCTAAAAGAAGCAATTCAAGACTATTTAGATGTCAAAGACACAATCAAGACTGGTATAGAGGATGAGGAAAAAATTGAATATCAAAAGAAAAAAATACTTTCTTACTTTGGTGCCAGTGAAAATGACTGGGGAAATTATAAATGGCAACTGAAAAATAGAATTGCCTCAGCCAAAATATTAAAAGATCTTCTAAACCTTGATGAAAAAGAAGCACAGCAAATAGAGCAAGTGGGTAAGATTTATCGCTTTGCAATCTCACCTTACTATTTGTCGTTAATTGACCCAAATGACCCAAACTGCCCAATAAAAAAGCAATCTGTTCCAAGCAGTTTAGAGCTGATAGAAAAAGGAGAGCTTGACCCAATGGACGAAGAGCACACATCACCTACCAAGATAGTAACTCAGCGCTATCCAGATAGGCTCATAATAAAGGTTACAAATATATGTGGGATGTTTTGCAGGTTTTGCCAGCGAAGAAGGCTCATTGGTGAGACTGACACACACGCATCCTTAGATGACATTACTGATGCAATTGAATATGTGGCACAAAATCCAAATATCAGAGATGTACTTATCACAGGTGGCGATGCTTTGATGCTTTCTGATGAGGTTTTGGAGTGGATTTTAAGGTCACTCAGGCAAATACCTCATGTTGAGATAATCAGAATTGGTACACGAGCACCTGTGACTTTGCCACAAAGAATTACAAAAGAACTTGTTGATATGCTAAAAAAGTATCATCCTATTTATATAAACACTCACTTTAACCACCCACGTGAAATAACAAAAGACTCAAAAAGAGCTTGCGAGATGCTCTCAGATGCTGGGGTGCCACTTGGCAACCAGATGGTTTTGTTAAATGGGGTCAACAATGATATGTATGTTGTTCGAAAACTCAATCAAGAACTTTTAAAAATCAGAGTAAAGCCATACTATATCTTTCATCCAAAAAGAGTAAAAGGGACATCCCACTTTTGGGTGACAATTGAAGAGGGTATGGAGATTATTGAGAGCCTTAGAGGAAGAACCTCAGGCATGGCAGTTCCAACATATATCATAAATGCACCAAAGGGCAAAGGAAAAACTCCAATCATGCCAAATTATCTTCTTTACTTTGGTAAAGACAAAGTGGTTTTTAGAAACTGGGAAGGTGAGATGTTTGAAGTGGAGAATGGATAG
- a CDS encoding Uma2 family endonuclease has product MCEVFTSDIAVVFENQNEIYEFQPDIMVCCNPKLFHGPKYKGIPRLIVEILSYSTEHRDRTIKLSVYEKFQVPEYWIVDISNECIEVYSNNINGKYCSINKYKKGMTIKVFDDLVLDVDEIFSVIK; this is encoded by the coding sequence ATGTGTGAAGTTTTCACAAGTGATATTGCTGTTGTTTTTGAAAATCAAAATGAAATTTACGAATTTCAGCCAGATATAATGGTATGCTGCAACCCTAAACTTTTCCACGGACCTAAATACAAGGGAATTCCCCGCTTGATTGTTGAAATACTATCATATTCGACAGAACACCGCGACAGAACAATTAAACTGTCTGTGTATGAAAAATTTCAAGTACCTGAGTACTGGATAGTTGACATTTCAAATGAGTGCATTGAAGTCTATAGCAACAATATCAATGGGAAATATTGCTCAATAAATAAATACAAAAAAGGTATGACAATAAAAGTATTTGATGATCTTGTTTTGGATGTTGATGAAATATTTAGTGTGATAAAGTAA
- a CDS encoding tRNA (adenine-N1)-methyltransferase gives MEQSFDTKRVIIGPEGFKKVVDISVPKRVNLPTGYIETDKIAQISPGGSFFANDIEYYVFPCDTFDYVMHFLKRHTQIVYPKDGAYILMRLDIHPGKRVGEAGTGSGAFTLYLSMAVGPEGKVYTYEQREEFYKMAVKNIKNFSKFDNVVMHNKSIVEGIEEKDLDAFFLDIREPEEAISAVREALKPAGHLGILVPTTNQVAETLTALQAHRFYVSEVVEIMMRQYKPVPERLRPDDRMIGHTAYMIFARKIL, from the coding sequence ATGGAGCAATCATTTGATACAAAGAGAGTAATCATTGGTCCAGAAGGGTTTAAAAAGGTTGTTGATATATCTGTACCAAAGAGAGTTAACCTTCCAACAGGATACATTGAAACAGACAAAATTGCGCAGATTTCGCCTGGCGGAAGCTTTTTTGCAAACGATATTGAGTATTACGTCTTCCCATGTGACACTTTTGATTATGTTATGCACTTTTTGAAAAGACACACACAGATAGTCTATCCAAAAGATGGAGCATATATTCTGATGAGACTTGACATACACCCTGGAAAAAGAGTAGGTGAGGCTGGGACAGGCTCTGGTGCGTTTACGCTTTACCTTTCGATGGCTGTTGGCCCAGAGGGAAAAGTGTATACATATGAACAAAGAGAAGAGTTTTACAAAATGGCTGTGAAGAATATAAAAAACTTTTCAAAGTTTGACAATGTGGTTATGCACAACAAATCAATCGTAGAAGGGATTGAAGAGAAGGATTTGGATGCATTCTTTTTAGATATCAGAGAACCTGAAGAAGCAATTAGCGCTGTGAGAGAGGCTCTAAAACCTGCTGGGCACTTGGGAATACTTGTTCCAACAACAAATCAAGTGGCAGAGACGCTCACAGCCTTGCAAGCGCACAGATTTTATGTCTCCGAAGTTGTTGAAATTATGATGCGCCAGTACAAGCCTGTGCCTGAGCGCCTTAGACCTGACGATAGAATGATAGGGCATACTGCTTATATGATTTTTGCAAGGAAGATTTTGTGA
- the istB gene encoding IS21-like element ISCbe3 family helper ATPase IstB, which translates to MSNYVKLLNNLEELGLHNIKNNLDKYLDLVASGEKSMTDALYELSNLEIKAKEERAILGCVRVANFPFIKGIEDFDFSFQPSINKQQIMDLMSLRFLEGNENILFVGTPGVGKTHLATAIGIECAKRRYSTYFIHFQELIAQLKKALLENRLEYRLKHFSKYKVLIIDEIGYLPIDNDGANLFFQLISSRYEKSSTIITTNVVFSEWGEIFGGATIANAILDRLLHHSYVIFIKGPSYRLQSKTAYFSNTNQQS; encoded by the coding sequence ATGAGCAACTATGTGAAACTACTTAACAACTTAGAAGAGTTAGGTCTTCACAACATAAAGAATAACCTTGACAAATACTTAGATTTAGTGGCAAGCGGAGAAAAAAGTATGACAGATGCATTATATGAACTTAGTAATTTAGAGATAAAAGCCAAAGAAGAAAGGGCGATATTAGGATGTGTGAGGGTGGCAAATTTCCCATTTATAAAAGGTATAGAAGATTTTGATTTTTCATTTCAGCCAAGTATAAACAAGCAACAGATAATGGACTTAATGAGTTTGAGATTTTTAGAGGGTAATGAAAATATACTATTTGTCGGAACACCAGGGGTAGGGAAAACGCATCTAGCCACAGCAATAGGTATAGAGTGTGCAAAACGAAGGTATTCAACATATTTTATACATTTTCAAGAGTTAATAGCCCAGCTAAAGAAAGCATTATTGGAGAACAGATTAGAGTACAGACTTAAGCATTTTTCGAAATACAAAGTTTTAATAATAGATGAGATAGGTTATTTGCCAATAGACAATGATGGAGCAAATTTATTTTTCCAGCTGATATCGAGCAGATATGAGAAGAGCAGTACAATAATAACAACTAATGTTGTATTCTCAGAATGGGGAGAGATATTTGGTGGAGCGACAATAGCAAATGCAATTTTAGATAGGCTACTGCATCATTCTTACGTGATTTTCATAAAAGGTCCTTCATACAGATTACAGTCAAAAACAGCATATTTTAGCAATACAAACCAGCAAAGTTAA
- a CDS encoding DUF134 domain-containing protein — MPRPIRCRRVEFLPRFNYFSPREGSNDEVQLKVEELEAIRLKDLEGLMQEECAQKMQVSRQTFQLILEEARKKVADALVNGKAIRIEGGNYVFGNCKYTCLNCGKVFELDKDECPECHSSQVVCHRGKGRGHCFRHHRGW, encoded by the coding sequence TTGCCACGACCAATAAGATGCAGAAGAGTAGAGTTTTTGCCAAGGTTTAATTATTTTTCACCACGTGAAGGTTCAAACGATGAGGTTCAGCTGAAGGTTGAAGAGCTTGAAGCAATAAGACTTAAAGACTTAGAAGGGCTCATGCAGGAAGAATGTGCGCAAAAGATGCAAGTTTCCCGCCAGACATTTCAGCTCATATTAGAAGAGGCGAGAAAGAAGGTTGCCGATGCGCTTGTCAATGGCAAAGCTATCAGAATTGAAGGTGGGAACTACGTTTTTGGAAACTGCAAGTATACTTGCTTAAATTGCGGAAAAGTTTTTGAATTAGACAAGGATGAATGCCCAGAATGCCACTCTTCTCAGGTTGTATGTCACAGAGGAAAAGGAAGAGGACACTGCTTCAGGCACCACAGAGGGTGGTGA
- a CDS encoding DUF1646 family protein: protein MVDILLIIILLLVFLLPFIFRKIEHNLELFLLVMGLLATVVSKTLSFHLLGHVFSNYLLYLVTAVVLVMGFVFNLTVSKLKTAINSILSRIKIELFVSLVILFLGLISSIITAIVATLILVEIIHLLPLKHKTKVKVAIIGCFSIGFGAALTPLGEPLSTIVVSSLNAEFLYILKNLGMYIVPTIIILSLLSYFILLHERKKGHILPTYEQLLTEEEAIVKAEESAILALEARKDVILRAGKIFMFIVALELLCNGFKPFIDKYIVKLGDRLLFWINIISAALDNATIAAAEITPSLSTGQVKAILLSLLASGGILIQGNIPNIIAANKLEIKSKEWVQLGLPLGLILLLAFYLLLFVV, encoded by the coding sequence ATGGTTGACATATTGCTGATAATAATCCTGTTGCTTGTCTTTTTACTGCCGTTTATTTTTCGGAAAATTGAGCACAATTTGGAGCTATTTTTGCTTGTAATGGGTTTGTTGGCAACTGTAGTTTCTAAAACCTTATCATTTCATCTTCTGGGACATGTATTTAGCAATTATCTTCTTTATCTTGTTACCGCAGTTGTTCTTGTAATGGGTTTTGTGTTTAACCTCACAGTCAGCAAACTTAAAACTGCAATAAACTCTATTTTGAGCAGGATAAAAATAGAGCTCTTCGTGTCCCTTGTGATTTTATTTCTTGGGCTTATATCAAGTATCATCACTGCAATTGTTGCCACATTGATACTGGTGGAAATCATTCACCTTCTGCCACTGAAACACAAAACAAAGGTTAAAGTAGCAATAATAGGCTGCTTTTCTATAGGATTTGGTGCAGCTTTAACTCCCCTTGGAGAGCCACTTTCAACAATTGTGGTAAGTTCATTGAATGCTGAATTTTTGTATATACTTAAAAATCTTGGAATGTATATAGTACCCACAATAATCATCTTATCACTTTTAAGCTACTTTATTCTGCTGCATGAAAGAAAAAAAGGGCATATTTTACCTACTTACGAACAACTGTTGACAGAAGAAGAGGCTATTGTGAAAGCTGAAGAGAGTGCTATTTTAGCGCTTGAAGCAAGGAAAGATGTGATACTGCGTGCTGGAAAAATTTTTATGTTCATAGTTGCATTGGAACTATTGTGCAATGGTTTTAAGCCTTTTATTGATAAGTACATTGTGAAGCTGGGAGATAGACTATTGTTCTGGATAAACATCATCTCAGCAGCCCTCGACAATGCAACCATTGCAGCTGCTGAGATCACACCAAGCCTTTCAACTGGTCAAGTAAAAGCAATACTGCTCAGCCTTCTTGCAAGTGGCGGTATTTTAATTCAGGGCAACATTCCAAACATAATTGCAGCAAATAAATTGGAAATAAAGAGCAAGGAATGGGTACAGCTGGGACTGCCACTGGGACTAATATTGCTCCTTGCATTCTACTTGCTCCTTTTTGTAGTTTAA
- a CDS encoding CBS domain-containing protein → MLSNIINHDFIKLLPTDTVKYALEQMQKRKKSVAVVVDENNFLKGIIVKVDIYRFLSQPGHYETYPVELAMTKAVITASQNDDIKQVAKLLREHDISAVPVVDNGKVIGLIGLEDIVDYFINK, encoded by the coding sequence ATGCTTTCAAATATCATTAACCATGATTTTATAAAGCTTTTGCCAACTGACACAGTCAAATATGCACTTGAACAGATGCAAAAAAGAAAAAAAAGTGTTGCAGTTGTTGTTGATGAGAATAATTTTCTCAAAGGAATTATAGTGAAGGTAGATATTTACAGATTTTTAAGTCAGCCGGGACACTACGAAACATACCCTGTTGAGCTTGCCATGACAAAAGCTGTTATTACAGCTTCCCAAAATGATGATATAAAACAGGTGGCAAAACTTCTGCGTGAACATGATATCTCTGCTGTTCCTGTTGTGGATAATGGCAAAGTTATTGGACTAATTGGACTTGAAGACATAGTTGACTATTTTATCAACAAGTAG